One window from the genome of Elaeis guineensis isolate ETL-2024a chromosome 5, EG11, whole genome shotgun sequence encodes:
- the LOC105044949 gene encoding polygalacturonase At1g48100 — protein sequence MAILRSLFCVWMLVTLLSLGPQSSLGRSHFHKKQKSTPKNGKGHSSVSPVNSPANAPGTTTTDPCNSSSDPCIFDVRSFGAVGDGSTDDTEAFRSAWKEACSVESGTLLVPSDGVFMITSTIFSGPCQPGLVFQVDGVLMPPNGPDCWPESDSKLQWLVFYRLDGMTLRGEGTIEGNGEEWWNLPCKPHRGPNGSTLPGPCSSPALIRFFMSRNLTVRDLCIENSPQFHVKFDGCEGVHIEGLTINSPALSPNTDGIHVENTKSVAIYNSMISNGDDCISIGPGCSDVDIENITCGPGHGISIGSLGIHNSQACVSNVSVRNAVIRHSDNGLRIKTWQGGMGTVSSISFDTVYLENVRNCIIIDQYYCLDKKCRNQTSAVYVSDVSYTNIKGTYDVRSAPIHFACSDTVPCTNITMSEVELLPYEGELVDDPFCWNAYGVTQTLTIPPISCLQDGQPQNLQDSSNYNC from the exons ATGGCGATCCTTCGATCGCTGTTCTGTGTCTGGATGTTGGTCACATTGCTGTCATTGGGTCCCCAGAGCTCACTCGGAAGATCTCATTTCCATAAGAAGCAAAAGAGTACTCCGAAAAACGGTAAAGGCCATAGCTCTGTGTCCCCTGTAAATTCCCCAGCAAACGCACCAGGTACTACCACTACCGATCCCTGCAATTCAAGCTCGgatccatgtatcttcgatgtgAGATCCTTCGGTGCGGTCGGGGATGGTTCCACCGATGACACCGAAGCATTCCGGTCGGCATGGAAGGAAGCCTGCTCCGTCGAGTCAGGTACGCTGCTCGTGCCGTCGGATGGCGTCTTCATGATCACTTCCACAATCTTCTCTGGCCCTTGCCAACCGGGGCTTGTGTTTCAA GTTGATGGAGTTTTGATGCCACCCAACGGCCCCGACTGCTGGCCAGAGTCCGACAGCAAGCTCCAGTGGCTCGTGTTTTATCGACTCGATGGGATGACTTTGAGAGGAGAAGGAACAATTGAAGGGAATGGAGAAGAGTGGTGGAACCTCCCCTGCAAACCCCACAGA GGGCCAAATGGATCCACATTGCCCGGACCTTGCAGCAGTCCTGCA TTGATCAGATTCTTTATGAGCCGCAACCTGACTGTGAGAGACCTATGCATTGAGAACAGCCCACAATTCCACGTCAAATTTGATGGCTGTGAAGGGGTGCATATCGAAGGCCTGACGATAAATTCGCCTGCTCTTAGTCCGAACACCGACGGCATCCATGTCGAGAACACAAAGTCCGTCGCAATCTACAATTCGATGATAAGCAATG GTGATGACTGCATCTCTATTGGCCCTGGTTGTTCTGATGTTGACATAGAGAACATCACCTGTGGCCCAGGTCACGGCATAAG CATTGGAAGCCTTGGGATCCACAACTCTCAAGCTTGTGTCTCAAATGTATCTGTAAGGAATGCAGTGATAAGGCACTCTGATAATGGTCTAAGGATCAAGACATGGCAGGGTGGTATGGGGACCGTATCGAGTATTAGCTTCGACACCGTATACCTGGAGAACGTAAGGAATTGTATCATCATAGACCAATACTATTGCTTGGACAAGAAGTGTAGGAATCAAACATCGGCGGTCTACGTATCCGATGTCTCATACACTAACATCAAAGGGACATACGATGTAAGGAGTGCCCCCATACACTTTGCATGCAGTGACACCGTGCCATGCACCAATATTACCATGTCGGAGGTCGAGCTACTACCTTATGAAGGGGAGCTTGTGGATGATCCCTTCTGTTGGAAtgcttat